The following proteins are co-located in the Streptomyces sp. NBC_01198 genome:
- a CDS encoding putative cobaltochelatase, producing MTMPYPFTALVGQQDLRLALVLNAVSPAVGGVLVRGEKGTAKSTAVRAVAALLPGLRVVPGCRFSCEPGAADPQCPDGPHPADGGGAVERPARLVELPVGASEDRLVGALDIERALAEGVKAFEPGLLAAAHRGVLYVDEVNLLHDHLVDLLLDAAAMGASYVEREGVSVRHAARFLLVGTMNPEEGELRPQLLDRFGLTVEVAASRETDERVEVVRRRLAYDADPGAFAARWAPQEQEVRERIVAARALLPDVRLGDAALRQIAATCAAFEVDGMRADIVMARTASALAAWAGRTVVLAEDIRQAALLALPHRRRRNPFDAPGLDEDKLDQTLEQAWAEAGPDPDSEPDHDPDSDPDSDPGKGDGDGGPDPDPDPDGGGGGGGQPEPDGGAPEGDRPHPAAGDAPSDSPPPAPGGEAGPGEQPAAPAAEPFKARTLTVPGLGEGAAGRRSRARTAQGRTTGARRPDGALGKLHLAATVQAAAPHQRARGRSGPGLVLRRDDLRQAVREGREGNLVLFVVDASGSMAARQRMSAVKGAVLSLLLDAYQRRDKVGLVTFRGTGAELALPPTSSVDAGAARLETLPTGGRTPLAAGLLKAHEVLRIERLRDPSRRPLLVVVTDGRATGGPDPVALGARAARLLAAAGTAAVVVDCESGPVRLGLAGALAADLAGVAVTLGELRADTVSALVKDIRRAA from the coding sequence GTGACGATGCCGTATCCGTTCACCGCACTGGTCGGGCAGCAGGATCTGCGGCTCGCCCTGGTGCTCAACGCGGTGTCGCCCGCCGTCGGCGGGGTGCTCGTGCGGGGGGAGAAGGGGACCGCGAAGTCGACGGCGGTGCGGGCGGTGGCCGCGCTGCTGCCCGGGCTGCGGGTGGTGCCCGGGTGCAGGTTCTCCTGCGAACCCGGGGCCGCGGACCCGCAGTGCCCCGACGGGCCGCATCCGGCGGACGGCGGCGGCGCCGTGGAACGGCCCGCGCGGCTGGTGGAGTTGCCGGTCGGCGCCTCCGAGGACCGGCTCGTCGGCGCGCTGGACATCGAGCGCGCGCTCGCCGAGGGCGTCAAGGCCTTCGAGCCTGGCCTGCTCGCGGCCGCGCACCGCGGGGTGCTGTACGTCGACGAGGTCAACCTCCTGCACGACCACCTGGTCGACCTGCTGCTTGACGCGGCCGCGATGGGGGCGAGTTACGTCGAGCGCGAGGGCGTCTCGGTGCGGCACGCGGCCCGTTTCCTGCTGGTCGGCACCATGAACCCCGAAGAGGGCGAGCTGCGGCCGCAGTTGCTCGACCGCTTCGGGCTGACGGTGGAGGTCGCCGCGTCCCGCGAGACCGACGAGCGCGTCGAGGTGGTGCGGCGGCGGCTGGCCTACGACGCCGACCCGGGCGCTTTCGCGGCGCGTTGGGCGCCGCAGGAGCAGGAGGTGCGCGAACGCATCGTCGCCGCCCGCGCGCTGCTGCCCGACGTGCGGCTCGGCGACGCGGCTCTGAGGCAGATCGCGGCGACCTGCGCGGCCTTCGAGGTCGACGGGATGCGCGCCGACATCGTGATGGCCCGCACCGCGTCGGCGCTGGCCGCCTGGGCGGGCCGCACCGTGGTGCTGGCCGAGGACATCCGGCAGGCGGCGCTGCTCGCGCTGCCGCACCGGCGGCGCCGTAATCCCTTCGACGCGCCGGGGCTTGACGAGGACAAGCTCGACCAGACGCTGGAGCAGGCCTGGGCGGAAGCCGGACCGGACCCTGACTCCGAGCCCGACCACGACCCCGATTCCGACCCCGATTCCGACCCCGGGAAGGGGGACGGGGACGGCGGACCGGACCCCGATCCCGACCCGGACGGCGGCGGGGGCGGCGGCGGGCAGCCGGAGCCGGACGGCGGTGCGCCGGAGGGCGACCGGCCGCACCCGGCCGCCGGGGACGCCCCGTCCGACAGCCCGCCGCCGGCGCCCGGCGGCGAGGCCGGTCCTGGCGAGCAGCCCGCGGCACCGGCAGCCGAGCCGTTCAAGGCGCGGACGCTGACCGTACCGGGGCTCGGCGAGGGCGCGGCGGGCCGGCGTTCGCGGGCGCGGACCGCACAGGGGCGGACGACCGGGGCCCGGCGGCCGGACGGCGCCCTCGGCAAGCTGCACCTGGCGGCGACCGTGCAGGCGGCGGCACCGCACCAGCGGGCGAGGGGGCGCAGCGGCCCCGGACTCGTGCTGCGCAGGGACGACCTGCGGCAGGCCGTACGCGAGGGCCGCGAGGGCAACCTGGTGCTGTTCGTGGTCGACGCATCGGGTTCGATGGCGGCCAGGCAGCGGATGTCGGCGGTGAAGGGCGCGGTGCTCTCGCTGCTGCTCGACGCCTACCAGCGGCGCGACAAGGTCGGACTGGTCACCTTCCGCGGCACCGGCGCTGAGCTGGCCCTGCCGCCGACGTCCTCGGTGGACGCGGGCGCGGCCCGGCTGGAGACGCTGCCGACCGGCGGCCGTACGCCGCTGGCCGCGGGCCTGCTGAAGGCGCACGAGGTGCTGCGGATCGAGCGGCTGCGCGACCCGTCGCGGCGCCCGCTGCTGGTGGTGGTGACCGACGGGCGGGCCACCGGCGGCCCCGATCCGGTGGCGCTGGGCGCCCGGGCGGCCCGGCTGCTGGCCGCGGCGGGCACGGCCGCGGTGGTGGTGGACTGCGAGTCGGGGCCGGTACGCCTCGGCCTGGCGGGCGCGCTCGCCGCCGACCTCGCCGGGGTCGCGGTCACGCTGGGGGAACTGCGGGCGGACACGGTGTCCGCCCTGGTCAAGGACATCAGGAGGGCCGCCTAG